Part of the Terriglobia bacterium genome, GGCATCTGTGAAGTAGTCGGAATCGACCCGTTTCACGTAAGCGCGGCGTTCCGGGATATCCAGTTGATGGACGTAGTACTGCTGCCCCTGGTGCAGATAGATGGCTTTTTCATGCAGGGTCGAGAAGGCTCTGGTGTAATCGACCTCTCCGATAATCCGGCTCTCTTCGCTGGTCTCGACGACAACGAAATTGTCGCTGCTGATACTGCGCAACGAAATGGAGTCTGCCGGATATGAATCGTTCGTCCAATGCCACTTGTTGCCGGCGCGGTGAATGAATCCGCGGTCGCGCAGAAAATCCAGAATCTCGGAAACGTCGTGGCCGCCGAACCGCTCGTTCACATCGAACGGCAGTTCGAAGGTGGCGCATTGCAGGTGATTGATGAGGATGTGGATGTTCTCGGGATTGATCAATCCCATCTCCGGCGGCTGGTTCAGGAAATATTCCGGATGATTGACGATGAACTGGTCCAGCGGCGAGCTGGATGCGACCAGCACGGCAACCGACATTCCGCTGCGGCGGCCGGCGCGGCCGATCCGCTGCCAGGTCGAAGCGATGGTGCCTGGATATCCTGCGAGGACGGAGACGTCCAGACTGCCGATGTCGATTCCCAGTTCCAGCGCATTCGTCGATACGACGCCGCGAATCCGGCCTTCCCGCAGTCCGCGCTCGATCTGCCGGCGCTCGTTCGGCAAATATCCGCCCCGGTATCCGACAACCGTTTCTTCGGCCACCGGCCCCTGTTCCAGCGATTCCTTCAGATAGCGGACCAGGATCTCCGTAATCAACCGGCTGTTGGCGAAAACGATCGCCGGGATCTTCCGCTTCAGAAATGCCGCGGCAATGTGCTCGGACTCCTTCACGTAGGATCTCCGGATACCGAGCTGCCGGTTCACCACCGGCGGGTTGTAGAAGAACACATGTTTTTCGCCCTCGCCGGCGCCGCTTTCCCGGATAAATTCGAACGGGACACCGGTGAGCTTCTCGGCAAGCTCCTGGGGATTGGCAATCGTCGCGGACGTGCAAATGAACTGCGGTTTGCTTCCGTAGAACTCGCAGATGCGAGCGACCCTGCGGAACAGGTTCGCCAGATGACTGCCGAAGATGCCCCGGTAGGTGTGCAGCTCATCGACAACGATAAACTTCAGGTTCTCGAACAGCCTGGCCCACTTGGTGTGGTGCGGCAGAATGCCTTTGTGGAGCATGTCCGGATTGCTGAGAACAATATGCCCGCGCGAACGGATGGCGGAGCGGGCATCCTGCGGGGTATCGCCGTCATAGGAATAAACTGCGATGGCCTCGGCATCCGCGAGGTCGTCGGACCAATGCATCAGATCATCCAGCTGATCGTAGGTCAGCGCCTTGGTCGGATAGAGATAGAGGGCGCGGGAATCCGGATTCTCCAGAATGCGTTGAAGCACCGGAAGGTTGTAGCAAAGCGTCTTTCCCGAAGCCGTCGGTGTGACGATCACGACATTTTTGCCTTCGCTGACGAGATCGAAGGCCCGCCCCTGGTGCGAGTAAAGCTTCGGAATGCCGCGGTGCTCGAGCGTCTTTTTGAGCCGCGCGTCCAGCGCCGATGGAAACTCGACGAGCTGCGGTTCCTTGGCGGGAACGTAGTG contains:
- a CDS encoding DEAD/DEAH box helicase is translated as MRPKSQLVLKDSAFVKPSLLPEFLVELKKNSCVSGYHYVPAKEPQLVEFPSALDARLKKTLEHRGIPKLYSHQGRAFDLVSEGKNVVIVTPTASGKTLCYNLPVLQRILENPDSRALYLYPTKALTYDQLDDLMHWSDDLADAEAIAVYSYDGDTPQDARSAIRSRGHIVLSNPDMLHKGILPHHTKWARLFENLKFIVVDELHTYRGIFGSHLANLFRRVARICEFYGSKPQFICTSATIANPQELAEKLTGVPFEFIRESGAGEGEKHVFFYNPPVVNRQLGIRRSYVKESEHIAAAFLKRKIPAIVFANSRLITEILVRYLKESLEQGPVAEETVVGYRGGYLPNERRQIERGLREGRIRGVVSTNALELGIDIGSLDVSVLAGYPGTIASTWQRIGRAGRRSGMSVAVLVASSSPLDQFIVNHPEYFLNQPPEMGLINPENIHILINHLQCATFELPFDVNERFGGHDVSEILDFLRDRGFIHRAGNKWHWTNDSYPADSISLRSISSDNFVVVETSEESRIIGEVDYTRAFSTLHEKAIYLHQGQQYYVHQLDIPERRAYVKRVDSDYFTDAITYTKVKILEMMESAAEHNHGEVHVAHQIVGFKKIKFYTMENVGSGDLNLPVQEMHTTSYWITIPRATLESMPYSAIEKLNGLHGLAYALAQLACVYLMCDRRDIGSAVDDGLENPACIDAARDGAGASRHPTIFLYDNFPGGIGLSRPLYEIREQVLQAARQLIRSCACDEGCPSCVGPSAMAKDVALALLEFLIHA